A genomic stretch from Desulfocurvibacter africanus subsp. africanus DSM 2603 includes:
- the rimO gene encoding 30S ribosomal protein S12 methylthiotransferase RimO: MPTLKIYSVSLGCPKTRVDSERLLGALGKVCPVDKPEDAQLIFINTCGFIRPAVEESLQAVLDAASAAGEADARNRPLLAVAGCLVSRYAGELSPEMPEVDLWLPLDAMDHWPSMVSEALQRRGLAQGPELAAWPARFGGPVSYAYLKVSEGCSHACSFCTIPSIRGKLRSEPADRLLVEARMLLDRGVSELVLVAQDLTAYGREAEGSDGLIRLLEQLLPLSGLARLRLMYLYPAGLTDELLSFLRTAGAPLLPYFDIPLQHAHPEILSRMGRPFARDPWRVLDRVRERFPEAAIRTSLIAGFPGETQEHFQALLDFVRKARLTHLGVFPYWPEEGTAAAGMEGQVDEDIKQERVRLLMEAQEEISEELMAGYVGQELDVLVDEPSPDWPGLHIGRAWFQAPEVDGVVYVSGPGVAPGRTVKAMVEEAGAYDLSALA, from the coding sequence ATGCCAACCCTAAAAATATACAGTGTAAGCTTGGGCTGTCCCAAGACCCGCGTGGACTCCGAACGGCTGCTCGGCGCTCTGGGCAAGGTGTGCCCCGTGGACAAGCCCGAGGATGCGCAGCTTATTTTTATAAACACCTGCGGATTCATCCGGCCCGCGGTGGAGGAATCGTTGCAGGCCGTGCTCGACGCCGCTTCGGCGGCCGGAGAGGCAGACGCCCGGAACCGGCCGCTTTTGGCCGTGGCCGGCTGCCTGGTCAGCCGCTATGCCGGCGAGCTGTCGCCGGAGATGCCCGAGGTGGACTTGTGGCTGCCCCTGGACGCCATGGACCACTGGCCGAGCATGGTCTCCGAAGCCTTGCAGCGCCGGGGCCTGGCGCAGGGGCCGGAGCTCGCGGCTTGGCCGGCGCGTTTTGGCGGACCCGTCAGCTACGCCTACCTCAAGGTCAGCGAGGGCTGCTCCCACGCATGCTCCTTCTGCACCATCCCGTCGATCCGCGGAAAGTTGCGCAGCGAGCCGGCGGATCGGTTGCTGGTCGAGGCGCGCATGCTCCTGGACAGGGGCGTGAGCGAGCTTGTGCTCGTGGCTCAGGATTTGACCGCCTACGGCCGGGAGGCCGAGGGATCCGATGGCCTGATCCGCTTGCTGGAGCAATTGCTGCCGCTGTCCGGCCTGGCGCGCCTGCGTCTCATGTATCTCTATCCCGCCGGCCTTACCGACGAGCTGCTTTCCTTTCTGCGTACGGCCGGAGCGCCTCTGCTCCCCTACTTCGACATTCCGCTGCAGCACGCGCACCCCGAGATCCTTTCGCGCATGGGGCGGCCTTTCGCCCGCGATCCCTGGCGCGTGCTGGACCGCGTGCGTGAACGCTTCCCCGAGGCGGCCATACGCACGAGCCTTATCGCCGGCTTCCCAGGCGAAACCCAGGAACACTTCCAGGCCCTGCTGGATTTCGTGCGCAAGGCGCGCCTGACCCACCTGGGAGTTTTTCCCTACTGGCCCGAGGAAGGCACCGCAGCGGCGGGCATGGAAGGCCAGGTGGACGAGGATATCAAGCAGGAGCGCGTGCGCCTGCTCATGGAAGCCCAGGAGGAAATCAGCGAGGAGCTCATGGCCGGCTATGTCGGGCAGGAATTGGACGTGCTCGTGGACGAGCCGAGCCCTGATTGGCCGGGCCTGCACATCGGACGGGCTTGGTTTCAGGCCCCGGAGGTGGACGGCGTGGTCTATGTGAGCGGGCCGGGAGTGGCCCCTGGGCGCACGGTCAAGGCCATGGTGGAGGAGGCAGGCGCGTACGACCTGTCGGCATTGGCGTAG
- a CDS encoding ABC transporter substrate-binding protein, producing the protein MRSLTASIAIALILFMSATSAGAATIRFGVLPVLDTLPLQVAAREGLFAAKGLDVELVSFMSALERDTAMQTGRLDGYFGDLIATLLLVKTGAPLRVVSIAYESRPDQRMFGLVTSPHKAGLTLGTLSKNSVSISRATIMELLLQRMEAAYAIPAGALVPLEVKKIPIRMQMLLAGEIDLALLPEPLLSLAESKGGTVLATDQNLAMPLTVLCLADRLAADRATLDSFLAAYCEALRRIAAEPENYRRLMAETGRIPPELRDSFPMYRYPDPRLPTSQEIKDVQDWMLAKGLLAQPIPYARLVPAS; encoded by the coding sequence ATGCGCAGCCTGACGGCATCCATCGCCATTGCCTTGATCCTTTTCATGTCCGCGACCTCGGCCGGAGCAGCGACCATCCGTTTCGGCGTGCTGCCGGTGCTGGACACGCTGCCGCTGCAGGTGGCCGCGCGCGAAGGGCTTTTCGCCGCCAAGGGGCTGGACGTGGAGCTGGTCAGCTTCATGAGCGCCCTGGAGCGGGACACGGCCATGCAGACCGGCCGGCTCGACGGCTACTTCGGAGACCTCATCGCCACGCTCCTGTTGGTCAAGACCGGCGCGCCCTTGCGGGTGGTGTCCATCGCCTACGAGTCGCGCCCGGACCAGCGCATGTTCGGCCTCGTCACTTCTCCACACAAGGCTGGCCTGACCCTGGGGACATTGTCCAAAAATTCAGTGAGCATCTCGCGGGCGACCATCATGGAGCTGCTCCTGCAGCGCATGGAGGCGGCCTACGCCATCCCGGCCGGGGCCTTGGTCCCGCTGGAAGTCAAAAAGATCCCCATCCGCATGCAGATGCTGCTGGCCGGCGAGATCGATCTGGCCTTGCTGCCCGAACCGCTGCTGTCCCTGGCCGAGTCCAAGGGCGGCACTGTGCTGGCAACGGACCAGAATCTGGCCATGCCGCTCACGGTGCTCTGTTTGGCCGATCGGCTGGCTGCCGACCGGGCCACGCTGGACAGCTTCCTGGCAGCCTACTGCGAAGCCCTGCGGCGCATCGCGGCCGAGCCAGAGAATTATCGCAGGCTCATGGCCGAGACGGGTCGCATCCCGCCAGAACTCAGGGATTCCTTCCCCATGTACCGCTATCCCGACCCGCGCCTGCCCACGTCCCAGGAGATCAAGGACGTGCAGGACTGGATGCTCGCCAAGGGCCTGCTCGCTCAGCCCATCCCTTACGCGCGGCTCGTGCCCGCCAGCTAG
- a CDS encoding N-acetylmuramoyl-L-alanine amidase, with translation MRVPEPFAPRLIPAIFLCVLLNLLMTWPGNGQAWAATAATSYKAGWHAFHSLLKNQDKASQRSAWSQVEEHFRRAYAGDPEGSYAPKSLFYLGRVHEELGLRSNRKDDFIRAVDYFQRMSTRFPNHAWTDDSLLRKAKINLERLGEKDLAYVDLLLIVHNHKKGDMHAQAQAMLLDLDRKNAGLPPQAPALQPVMSGPPSARASGVVRPEVKTIGLASLNDIRHRSSSDYTRVVIDVDAEVEFRYQLLQPNASQGLPHRLFIDLQSTKLAGGPARTLSVSDGILSGIRAAQNQPDVARVVLDFQDLQNYHVFTLPDPYRVVVDVYATERKPQALAQAKPVQGAAAGDVPLAVSASPGAVGELIEQLGLTVHTVMIDAGHGGKDPGAVAYGLKEKNIVLSLALKVGQRLKSKGFNVIYTRTTDVFIPLEERTAMANVQKADMFVSIHVNANRKTEIHGLETYSLNLARTQDAVRVAARENAVSEKRISDLQVILTDLMLNSKVRESTDLAKFVQSATIASVKRSYNLKDHGTREAPFYVLMGAKMPSILVEAGYLTNKNEANRLRNPRYQDMLADGIVQGVLEYKKKIERYASL, from the coding sequence ATGCGCGTACCGGAACCGTTCGCGCCGCGGCTCATCCCGGCCATTTTTCTTTGCGTTTTGCTGAACCTGCTCATGACTTGGCCAGGCAACGGTCAAGCCTGGGCAGCCACGGCGGCAACGAGCTATAAGGCCGGCTGGCACGCCTTCCACTCCCTGCTCAAGAACCAGGACAAGGCAAGCCAGCGCAGCGCATGGTCCCAGGTTGAGGAGCATTTCCGCCGAGCATATGCCGGTGATCCCGAAGGCTCCTACGCTCCCAAATCCCTCTTCTATCTGGGCCGGGTCCATGAAGAGCTGGGCCTGCGTTCCAACCGCAAGGACGATTTCATCAGGGCCGTGGACTATTTCCAGCGCATGTCCACGCGCTTTCCGAATCATGCCTGGACCGACGACTCCCTTCTGCGCAAGGCCAAAATCAATCTGGAACGCTTGGGCGAGAAGGATTTGGCCTACGTGGACCTGCTGCTTATCGTGCACAACCACAAGAAAGGTGACATGCACGCGCAGGCCCAGGCCATGCTCCTGGATCTGGACCGAAAAAACGCCGGCTTGCCACCGCAAGCCCCGGCCCTGCAGCCGGTCATGTCCGGCCCGCCTTCGGCCAGGGCCTCGGGCGTGGTGCGGCCCGAAGTGAAGACCATAGGGCTTGCCAGCCTGAACGACATCCGCCATCGCAGTTCCAGCGATTACACGCGCGTGGTCATCGACGTGGACGCCGAAGTCGAGTTTCGCTATCAGCTGCTGCAGCCCAACGCCTCCCAGGGTCTGCCGCACCGACTGTTCATCGACCTGCAGTCGACCAAACTCGCCGGAGGCCCCGCGCGCACCCTGAGTGTGAGCGACGGCATCCTCTCCGGCATCCGCGCGGCGCAGAATCAACCCGACGTGGCCCGCGTGGTGCTCGATTTCCAGGATCTCCAAAACTACCACGTATTCACCCTGCCCGATCCCTACCGGGTAGTGGTGGACGTCTATGCGACGGAGCGAAAGCCCCAGGCGCTGGCCCAGGCCAAGCCCGTGCAGGGCGCGGCGGCCGGAGACGTGCCCCTTGCCGTATCCGCATCTCCGGGGGCGGTGGGCGAGCTGATCGAGCAGCTGGGGCTCACGGTGCATACGGTCATGATCGACGCCGGCCACGGCGGCAAGGACCCGGGGGCCGTGGCCTATGGCCTCAAGGAAAAAAACATCGTGCTCTCGCTGGCCCTCAAGGTGGGCCAGCGACTTAAATCCAAGGGCTTCAACGTGATCTACACGCGCACCACGGACGTGTTCATCCCCCTGGAAGAGCGCACGGCCATGGCCAACGTGCAGAAGGCCGACATGTTCGTGTCCATCCACGTCAACGCCAACCGCAAAACTGAAATCCACGGCCTGGAGACATACTCCTTGAACCTGGCCAGGACACAGGATGCCGTGCGCGTGGCCGCGCGCGAGAACGCGGTTTCGGAGAAGCGCATCTCGGACCTGCAAGTCATCCTGACCGACCTCATGCTCAACTCCAAGGTGCGTGAGTCAACGGACCTGGCCAAGTTCGTGCAAAGCGCCACTATCGCCTCGGTAAAAAGGTCCTACAACCTGAAGGACCACGGTACGCGCGAGGCGCCGTTCTATGTGCTCATGGGCGCCAAGATGCCCTCCATCCTCGTGGAAGCCGGCTACCTGACCAATAAGAACGAAGCGAACAGGCTCAGAAACCCGCGCTACCAGGACATGCTGGCCGACGGCATCGTGCAGGGCGTTCTGGAATACAAGAAGAAGATCGAGCGCTACGCGAGTTTGTAA
- a CDS encoding ABC transporter ATP-binding protein, giving the protein MLEARRLGKRFSGGREILRDVSLRLGQGESLAVLGPSGCGKTTLLYMLCGLSRPDIGEVMLDGKPVRKGIGDAAIILQDFGLLPWKSVLDNVALGLKIAGIGRAERNERARAGLVEVGLEGRERDWPACLSGGEQQRVAIARAFVMSPRALLLDEPFSSLDAITREKLQATLLAMWRRRGVPYVLVTHSVEEAVYLGGRILLLAGDPAGVAGSFDNPGFGSEGYRNSEEFYGLVRRVRAAMEELF; this is encoded by the coding sequence ATGCTGGAAGCCAGGCGACTCGGTAAACGCTTCTCGGGCGGCCGTGAAATATTGCGCGACGTGTCCCTGCGGCTTGGCCAGGGCGAGAGCCTGGCCGTGCTCGGGCCTTCAGGCTGCGGCAAAACCACGCTGCTGTATATGCTTTGCGGTCTGAGTCGGCCCGACATTGGCGAGGTGATGCTGGACGGCAAGCCCGTACGCAAGGGTATCGGCGATGCCGCCATCATCTTGCAGGACTTCGGCCTGCTGCCCTGGAAGAGCGTGCTGGACAACGTGGCCCTGGGGCTGAAGATCGCCGGAATCGGACGTGCCGAGCGCAACGAGCGCGCCCGAGCCGGCTTGGTCGAGGTAGGCTTGGAAGGCCGTGAGCGCGACTGGCCCGCCTGTCTTTCGGGCGGCGAACAGCAGCGCGTGGCCATTGCGCGGGCCTTTGTCATGAGCCCGCGCGCGCTGTTGCTGGACGAGCCGTTCTCATCCTTGGACGCCATCACTCGCGAGAAGTTGCAGGCGACCCTTCTGGCCATGTGGAGAAGGCGGGGGGTGCCCTACGTGCTGGTGACGCACAGCGTGGAGGAGGCCGTCTACCTGGGCGGGCGCATCCTGCTCCTGGCCGGCGACCCGGCCGGTGTGGCCGGCAGCTTCGACAACCCCGGCTTCGGCAGCGAGGGCTACCGCAACAGCGAGGAATTCTATGGCTTGGTGCGCCGGGTGCGCGCTGCCATGGAGGAGCTGTTCTGA
- a CDS encoding HD domain-containing protein, which produces MTESTMDLASARRKILDELAQGGQASDAPARLALAMDDYFRRRLEETRDDAPLQPPFVLLAVGGYGRRQLCPGSDIDVLLVYREDPGPRDGHIEQILSDQPVSPDAPTCSDSMTGPDEPTAMESLAGHLFHPLWDLRLAVGHGVRSLEECLDLAAEDPQVLASLLDMRLIAGDLGIFWELRERMQKALGRALPSSNSSHQGGHFQTWTPEPRISGQQDEPADQVSHELAMGLVAPTHRRRNKAHTAGGPGGMIPPGRRRLFQLHIDARHFAAWLAQSAPEGDAPGLEPDLKSGPGGLRDAHRLAWLGKLFPQAEGFFEPAERQELEGHAEFLLTVRTQLHAIGGGKGNVLHQELQPAVAERMGFDGSPGLAAEGLLAGVQTAMTGLRMAREALLDSLLGHETLRPGLYSSPADWPELGFLLFLRMAFSGQPLSWESRRAVRQGLARAPATVASAPMALSFLRRVLPAPYGADALSAMLETGFLAVLLPELGQAQHLVQFDGLHQHPVGRHSIEAVRELGVLARDPRLGALLEELSGGQRDALFLAGLLHDAGKGGPDHEARGAVLARDMLDRLGAPRSMITDVTFLVSQHLLLPVTAVRSDLGDEVVSASVARAAESLPRLTMLHLLSVADSKATGPRAWNGWKAALMGELYTKARRLLERGWLSTSDAMRRALTTRDRVRGLARGGYDQTFVEAALAAMPPRYVQALDAATIVSHFPLVLEFRKELEDERRRVPHGRGGLGLAIVRARRLEGAKAWELTVAAMNQPRFFATMAGVLSLHGLNILHAEVFTWSDGTVLDIFTLAEPPDRLQPQEVFERVRLGIKNALTGKLKLDERLAERRRSPLNRCRTGAAACPEVRVDNEASDFYTVLEVRAADRPGRLYELAMALDRLGLSVFLAKIDTMGERVADIFFVRDGDGQKLDRNCADEVAQALRDAAIS; this is translated from the coding sequence ATGACCGAGTCGACAATGGACTTGGCCTCCGCGAGGCGAAAGATCCTGGACGAGCTGGCCCAAGGCGGCCAAGCCAGCGACGCACCGGCCCGGCTTGCGTTGGCCATGGACGACTACTTTCGGCGGCGGCTGGAGGAGACGCGCGACGATGCGCCTCTCCAGCCGCCTTTCGTCCTGCTGGCCGTGGGCGGCTACGGCCGCCGGCAGCTCTGTCCTGGATCGGACATCGATGTCCTGCTCGTGTACCGGGAAGATCCCGGACCACGGGATGGTCATATCGAACAAATCTTAAGTGATCAGCCCGTCTCGCCTGATGCCCCCACCTGTTCTGATTCCATGACCGGGCCCGACGAGCCCACCGCCATGGAAAGCCTGGCCGGCCACTTATTCCATCCGTTATGGGACCTGCGCCTGGCCGTGGGCCATGGCGTGCGTTCCCTCGAGGAATGTCTGGACCTGGCCGCCGAGGACCCGCAGGTGCTGGCCTCGCTCCTGGATATGCGCCTGATAGCCGGTGACTTGGGTATATTTTGGGAGTTGCGGGAACGCATGCAAAAGGCTTTGGGAAGGGCACTGCCCTCCTCAAACTCCTCCCACCAGGGAGGTCATTTCCAGACATGGACCCCTGAACCCCGTATTTCCGGTCAGCAGGACGAACCGGCTGACCAAGTTTCCCATGAGCTCGCCATGGGCCTTGTTGCGCCGACGCATCGTCGGCGCAACAAGGCCCATACTGCAGGGGGTCCGGGGGGAATGATTCCCCCCGGCCGCCGGAGGCTATTCCAACTCCACATCGACGCCCGCCACTTCGCGGCCTGGCTGGCGCAGAGCGCGCCCGAAGGCGATGCCCCCGGCCTGGAGCCTGACCTGAAGAGCGGGCCGGGCGGCCTGCGCGACGCACATCGCCTGGCTTGGCTGGGTAAGCTCTTTCCGCAGGCCGAGGGCTTCTTCGAGCCGGCAGAACGGCAAGAGCTGGAGGGGCACGCGGAGTTTCTGCTGACCGTGCGCACGCAGTTGCACGCCATTGGCGGCGGCAAAGGCAATGTGCTGCACCAGGAACTGCAACCGGCCGTGGCGGAGCGCATGGGCTTTGACGGCAGTCCCGGCTTGGCCGCCGAGGGCCTGCTGGCTGGGGTGCAGACGGCCATGACTGGCCTGCGCATGGCCCGCGAGGCGCTCCTGGATAGCCTGCTGGGCCATGAAACCCTGCGCCCCGGCTTGTATTCGTCACCGGCCGACTGGCCGGAGCTGGGCTTTCTGCTCTTTTTGCGCATGGCTTTCTCGGGCCAGCCTTTGTCTTGGGAATCCAGGCGGGCAGTACGCCAGGGGCTGGCTCGCGCGCCAGCCACGGTAGCCTCCGCGCCCATGGCCTTGTCTTTTCTGCGTCGCGTTCTGCCCGCGCCTTATGGGGCGGACGCACTGTCCGCCATGCTGGAGACCGGCTTCCTGGCCGTGCTGCTGCCCGAGCTTGGCCAAGCGCAGCATCTCGTGCAGTTCGACGGCCTGCACCAGCATCCCGTGGGCCGGCACAGCATCGAAGCCGTGCGCGAATTGGGTGTGCTAGCCCGCGACCCGCGCCTTGGCGCGCTGCTGGAAGAGTTGAGCGGCGGGCAGCGCGACGCCTTGTTCCTGGCCGGACTGCTGCACGATGCGGGCAAGGGCGGGCCGGACCACGAGGCGCGCGGGGCAGTGCTGGCCCGTGACATGCTCGACCGCCTGGGCGCGCCCAGGTCCATGATAACAGACGTGACTTTTCTAGTGAGTCAGCACCTGTTGTTGCCGGTCACGGCCGTGCGTTCCGACCTTGGCGACGAGGTAGTGTCGGCATCGGTGGCACGCGCGGCCGAAAGCCTTCCGCGTCTGACCATGCTGCACCTGCTGTCCGTGGCCGACTCCAAGGCCACTGGACCACGGGCCTGGAATGGCTGGAAGGCCGCGCTCATGGGCGAATTGTACACCAAGGCCCGCCGGCTGCTGGAGCGCGGCTGGTTGTCCACGTCCGACGCCATGCGCAGGGCCCTGACCACGCGCGACAGGGTACGCGGCCTGGCCAGGGGCGGATATGATCAAACATTCGTGGAAGCTGCTCTGGCGGCCATGCCGCCGCGCTACGTACAGGCGCTCGACGCGGCCACCATTGTCTCGCATTTTCCGCTCGTGCTCGAATTCCGCAAGGAGCTGGAGGATGAACGCCGTCGCGTGCCCCATGGCCGAGGCGGCCTGGGACTGGCGATCGTGCGCGCCAGAAGACTGGAAGGAGCCAAGGCCTGGGAGCTGACCGTGGCGGCCATGAACCAGCCACGTTTCTTTGCCACCATGGCCGGGGTCCTGTCCCTGCACGGCCTGAATATCCTGCATGCGGAGGTGTTCACCTGGAGCGACGGCACGGTGCTGGATATATTTACCTTGGCCGAGCCGCCGGACCGACTGCAACCCCAGGAGGTCTTCGAGCGCGTGCGGCTAGGGATCAAAAATGCCTTGACCGGCAAGCTTAAGCTGGACGAACGGCTGGCCGAGCGTCGTCGTTCGCCGCTCAACCGCTGTCGTACCGGCGCTGCAGCCTGCCCCGAGGTGCGCGTGGACAACGAGGCTTCGGATTTCTACACCGTGCTGGAGGTGCGCGCCGCGGACAGGCCAGGCCGGCTGTACGAATTAGCCATGGCTTTGGACCGCCTTGGCCTGTCCGTGTTCCTGGCCAAGATCGATACCATGGGCGAGCGCGTGGCCGATATCTTCTTCGTGCGCGACGGAGACGGGCAGAAGCTCGACAGGAATTGCGCGGACGAGGTGGCGCAAGCCTTGCGGGACGCGGCTATATCCTGA
- a CDS encoding XTP/dITP diphosphatase — protein MQKIVLATRNRGKIAELSAMLGPLDVEVVGLDAFPEIGEIQETGKTFEENALIKARAVCQATGLPALADDSGLVVDALAGAPGVYSARFAGERATDADNNAKLLREMATVPPERRSAHFVCVVAAVAPNGATVTARGTWDGEIARKPKGQGGFGYDPLFLDPELGMSAAELGPEQKNARSHRGRALRKLMDIWPDFWKKISASPGSQGATEG, from the coding sequence GTGCAAAAAATCGTACTGGCCACGCGCAACCGAGGCAAGATCGCCGAACTGTCGGCCATGCTCGGACCGCTGGATGTCGAAGTCGTGGGCCTGGACGCCTTTCCCGAGATCGGCGAGATCCAGGAGACAGGCAAGACCTTCGAGGAGAACGCGCTCATCAAGGCCCGGGCGGTATGCCAAGCCACCGGACTGCCGGCTCTGGCCGACGATTCGGGCCTGGTGGTGGACGCCCTGGCCGGCGCGCCGGGCGTATACTCGGCCCGCTTCGCCGGCGAACGCGCCACCGACGCGGACAACAATGCCAAGCTCCTGCGCGAGATGGCCACGGTCCCGCCCGAGCGCCGCTCCGCCCATTTCGTATGCGTGGTGGCTGCCGTGGCTCCCAACGGAGCCACGGTAACCGCGCGTGGCACTTGGGACGGCGAGATAGCCCGAAAGCCCAAGGGCCAGGGCGGTTTCGGCTACGATCCACTCTTCCTGGACCCCGAACTTGGCATGTCGGCGGCCGAACTCGGTCCGGAACAAAAAAACGCACGCAGCCATCGGGGCAGAGCCCTGCGCAAGCTCATGGATATTTGGCCCGATTTTTGGAAAAAGATTTCAGCCTCACCGGGCTCCCAAGGAGCAACGGAGGGCTGA
- the glmS gene encoding glutamine--fructose-6-phosphate transaminase (isomerizing) produces the protein MCGIIAYCGHRPAAPVILEGLKRLEYRGYDSAGLAVPQGGALRVVRKPGKLAELEKAVPEAGNIMNATHGMGHTRWATHGSPSERNAHPHLDCKGSLALVHNGIIENYQEIKTELAATGYTFSSDTDSEVLANLIAEGLTHKASVPEAISWALSRAEGAYAIVVMHKDHPGQIWGARQTSPLVMGLGVGEIFLASDIPAFLPYTREVVFLEDGELVQMDAGSWKVMDAATLAPVEKQTHTITWDVQSAQKGGYKHFMLKEIFEQPRVIHDCLLGRVDHATNEVSLPELDAMPVPKRLHIVACGTSFHAGLWGKQLIESWAKVPVNVEIASEFRYRQPILEPEDMVLAISQSGETIDTLAGLRLAKEQGVKVVGLCNVVGSTIARESNYVVYTQAGPEISVASTKAMCSQLTLLTLLALYWSRRKGLMADDERKKAMRGLLGLPEVLEASLPAMRDKARFLARTYSEAKSFFYLGRGLCYPLALEGALKLKEISYIHAEGYASGEMKHGPIALVDPKFPTFALALNDALYPKVKSNLIEVQARGGKIIALTHPGLDLSVDHPWLLPEVWGPLNAFLALPALQLFAYEVADYLGKDVDQPRNLAKSVTVE, from the coding sequence ATGTGCGGCATCATCGCCTATTGCGGGCATAGGCCCGCGGCTCCCGTCATCCTCGAAGGCCTCAAGCGCCTGGAATACCGTGGTTACGACTCCGCCGGGCTGGCCGTGCCCCAGGGCGGCGCGCTGCGCGTGGTGCGCAAGCCCGGCAAGCTCGCGGAGCTGGAAAAGGCCGTGCCCGAGGCCGGCAACATCATGAACGCCACCCACGGCATGGGCCATACGCGCTGGGCCACCCACGGCAGCCCGAGCGAGCGCAACGCCCACCCGCACCTCGACTGCAAGGGCAGCCTGGCGCTCGTGCACAACGGCATCATCGAGAACTACCAGGAAATCAAGACCGAGCTCGCGGCCACGGGCTACACTTTCTCCTCGGACACCGACTCCGAGGTGCTGGCCAACCTCATCGCCGAAGGGCTCACGCACAAGGCGAGCGTGCCCGAGGCCATCTCCTGGGCCCTGTCACGGGCCGAAGGCGCTTACGCCATCGTCGTTATGCACAAGGACCACCCCGGTCAAATCTGGGGCGCGCGCCAGACCAGCCCGCTGGTCATGGGCCTTGGCGTGGGAGAGATCTTCCTGGCCTCGGACATCCCGGCTTTTCTGCCCTATACGCGCGAAGTGGTCTTTCTGGAGGACGGCGAACTCGTGCAGATGGACGCCGGCTCCTGGAAGGTCATGGACGCCGCCACGCTCGCGCCCGTGGAAAAGCAGACCCACACCATCACCTGGGACGTGCAGTCGGCCCAAAAGGGTGGCTACAAGCATTTCATGCTCAAGGAGATCTTCGAGCAGCCGCGTGTCATCCACGATTGCCTGCTGGGCCGCGTGGACCACGCCACCAACGAGGTGTCTCTGCCCGAGCTCGATGCCATGCCCGTGCCCAAGCGGCTGCACATCGTGGCCTGCGGCACCTCGTTCCACGCCGGCCTGTGGGGCAAGCAGCTCATCGAGTCCTGGGCCAAGGTGCCCGTGAACGTGGAGATCGCCAGCGAATTCCGCTACCGCCAGCCCATCCTGGAGCCCGAGGACATGGTCCTGGCCATCAGCCAGTCAGGCGAGACCATCGACACCCTGGCCGGCCTGCGTCTGGCCAAGGAGCAGGGCGTCAAGGTCGTGGGCCTGTGCAACGTGGTGGGTTCGACCATCGCCCGCGAGTCCAACTACGTGGTCTACACCCAGGCCGGCCCGGAGATCAGCGTGGCCTCCACCAAGGCCATGTGCAGCCAGCTGACTTTGCTCACGCTGCTGGCCCTGTACTGGAGCCGGCGCAAGGGGCTCATGGCCGACGACGAGCGCAAAAAGGCCATGCGCGGCCTGCTGGGCCTGCCCGAGGTGCTGGAGGCCAGCCTGCCGGCCATGCGCGACAAGGCCCGCTTCCTCGCGCGCACCTACTCCGAGGCTAAGAGCTTCTTCTACCTGGGCCGCGGCCTGTGCTACCCGCTGGCCCTGGAGGGCGCGCTCAAGCTCAAGGAGATCTCCTACATCCACGCCGAGGGCTATGCCTCCGGCGAGATGAAGCACGGCCCCATCGCCCTGGTGGACCCGAAATTCCCGACGTTCGCCCTGGCGCTCAACGACGCCCTCTACCCCAAGGTCAAGTCCAACCTCATCGAGGTGCAGGCGCGCGGCGGCAAGATCATCGCCCTCACCCACCCCGGCCTGGACCTGAGCGTGGATCATCCCTGGCTGCTGCCCGAGGTCTGGGGCCCGCTGAACGCCTTTTTGGCCCTACCGGCCCTGCAGCTCTTCGCCTACGAGGTGGCCGACTACCTGGGCAAGGACGTGGACCAGCCCAGGAACCTGGCCAAGAGCGTCACCGTGGAATAA
- a CDS encoding ABC transporter permease: protein MRSWRSRAAKIGRYLLALLLLGLAWKALAEVLGSSVLPPPEAALAAFGRDALTAAFWRHFGTSAYRAVSAMLLAWLIAFPLGILMGGSRRIDALLSPFVSLTYPIPKIVLLPIFLLLLGLGDASKIAMIALILAYQILVTTRDGVRGVHHKHIDSVTSLGAGKLRVFLDVLLPAALPHGFTALRLGTGVSVAVLFFVESFATQTGLGYLIIDSWGSLDYLRMFSGIFGMSLLGVLLYEGTDLLERLVCAWRYQGRR from the coding sequence ATGCGCTCGTGGCGGTCCCGCGCGGCCAAGATCGGCCGCTACCTGCTGGCTCTGCTGCTGCTTGGGTTGGCCTGGAAGGCCCTGGCCGAGGTGCTGGGCTCCAGCGTGCTGCCGCCGCCCGAGGCAGCCTTGGCCGCCTTTGGTCGCGACGCGCTCACGGCTGCTTTCTGGCGACACTTCGGGACCAGCGCGTATCGGGCCGTGTCGGCCATGCTGCTGGCCTGGTTGATCGCCTTTCCGCTGGGCATCCTCATGGGCGGCAGCCGCCGCATCGACGCGCTCCTGTCGCCCTTCGTGTCCCTGACATATCCCATCCCCAAGATCGTGCTCCTGCCGATCTTCCTGCTCCTGCTTGGTCTGGGCGACGCCTCCAAGATAGCCATGATCGCGCTCATCCTGGCCTACCAGATCCTGGTCACGACCCGCGACGGCGTGCGCGGCGTGCACCACAAGCATATCGACTCGGTGACTTCCCTGGGGGCAGGCAAGTTACGCGTGTTCCTGGATGTGCTGCTGCCCGCGGCCCTGCCGCACGGCTTCACGGCCCTGCGCCTGGGCACGGGCGTCAGCGTGGCAGTGCTGTTCTTCGTGGAGTCTTTCGCCACACAGACTGGCCTGGGCTACCTGATCATCGATTCGTGGGGCAGTCTGGATTACCTGCGCATGTTCAGCGGCATCTTCGGCATGTCGCTTTTGGGCGTGCTGCTCTACGAGGGAACGGACCTGCTGGAGCGCCTGGTCTGCGCTTGGCGCTACCAGGGACGGCGCTGA